The Candidatus Methylomirabilota bacterium genome includes a region encoding these proteins:
- a CDS encoding ATP-binding protein yields the protein MRRVVLVSLLLLGAGFLRERAGRRRAERSLGERLRFETLLTDHTATFSRVSAADVDREIERALRHIADFLGVDWGSFAEYSTDERTARITHAWVAEGVDRQPSSLGFEELPWILGRLQRGEVVRFSRLDELPDGPAAVDRRTLRALGIMSHVAVPLIVEGVVMGAVAFSTLRRERAWRDDFVQRLRLLGEVFVNALSRRRGEMEGQRLRGELAHTGRVATVGALTTTLAHELNQPLTAILSNAEAAEQLLEGPAPRLEGLREILQDIVKDDRRAVEVIRRLRGLLAKGTVEPAALDVNEIVAEVARLVSADAAVRDVSVRLDLAPDLPPVWGDRVQLQQVVLNLLLNALDAMADADRGGRRLLLETARGGPRSVRIAVRDSGTGLDAATLGQIFEAFYSTKSTGMGMGLTIARQIVEAHGGRLEAGNNAEGGATFSFTLPTGGAR from the coding sequence ATGCGGCGCGTCGTCCTTGTGTCACTGCTCCTGCTCGGTGCCGGGTTCCTGCGAGAGCGGGCGGGCCGGAGGCGGGCGGAGCGATCCCTCGGCGAGCGGCTTCGCTTCGAAACCTTGCTCACAGATCACACCGCCACGTTCAGCCGTGTCTCCGCCGCCGACGTGGATCGTGAGATCGAGAGGGCGCTGCGCCACATCGCCGACTTCCTCGGGGTCGACTGGGGTAGCTTCGCCGAGTACTCGACGGACGAGCGAACCGCCCGGATCACCCACGCGTGGGTCGCCGAGGGCGTGGATCGTCAACCGTCGAGCCTCGGGTTCGAGGAGCTGCCCTGGATCCTGGGGCGCCTTCAGCGGGGCGAGGTGGTGCGATTCTCCCGCCTCGACGAGCTCCCGGACGGCCCGGCGGCTGTGGATCGGCGCACGCTCCGCGCGCTCGGCATCATGTCCCATGTCGCGGTGCCGCTGATCGTCGAGGGCGTCGTGATGGGCGCCGTGGCGTTCAGCACACTGCGGCGCGAGCGAGCCTGGCGAGATGACTTCGTCCAGCGGCTCCGCTTGCTCGGCGAGGTGTTCGTCAATGCCCTGTCGCGCCGCCGTGGAGAGATGGAAGGGCAGCGTCTCCGCGGGGAGCTCGCCCATACCGGGCGCGTCGCGACGGTCGGGGCCCTGACCACCACGCTCGCCCACGAGCTCAATCAGCCCCTGACCGCCATCCTGAGCAATGCGGAGGCCGCCGAGCAGCTCCTCGAGGGCCCGGCGCCTCGGCTCGAGGGGCTTCGCGAGATCCTGCAGGACATCGTCAAGGACGACCGGCGCGCGGTCGAGGTGATCCGCCGTCTGCGCGGGCTTCTTGCGAAGGGCACGGTGGAACCTGCCGCGCTCGACGTCAACGAGATCGTCGCGGAGGTCGCACGGCTCGTGAGTGCCGATGCGGCGGTCCGCGACGTGTCGGTGCGCCTCGATCTGGCGCCCGACTTGCCGCCCGTCTGGGGGGATCGCGTTCAGCTCCAGCAGGTGGTCCTGAACCTGCTCTTGAATGCGCTGGACGCGATGGCTGACGCGGATCGAGGCGGCCGGCGACTCCTCCTCGAGACCGCCCGCGGGGGGCCGCGGAGCGTGCGGATCGCGGTACGGGACTCGGGGACCGGCCTCGACGCGGCGACTCTCGGCCAGATCTTCGAGGCCTTCTATTCCACGAAGTCGACCGGCATGGGCATGGGGCTCACGATCGCGCGCCAGATCGTCGAGGCGCACGGCGGTCGCCTGGAGGCGGGGAACAACGCGGAAGGTGGCGCGACCTTCTCCTTCACCCTGCCCACTGGAGGCGCACGATGA
- a CDS encoding response regulator: MTSVSPASMVFVVDDDASVRKSLTRLLTGAGFEVEPFASVQAFLARRRHDGPCCLVLDVRMPGLTGLDLQEALTAAGRLLSIVFITGFVDVRESVKAMKGGAVDFLTKPVAATELVAAIRRGIARGVREEKEQARRAEIRDRVKALTPREAEVFARVVTGMLNKQIARELGVVEKTVKVHRAQVMVKMQAGSLAELVQLAGEAGVLAAIP; encoded by the coding sequence ATGACGAGCGTGTCTCCCGCCTCGATGGTGTTCGTCGTCGATGACGACGCCTCGGTGCGCAAGAGCCTGACGAGGCTCCTCACGGGCGCGGGCTTCGAGGTCGAGCCGTTCGCCTCCGTCCAGGCCTTCCTCGCGCGCCGTCGCCACGATGGCCCGTGCTGCCTCGTGCTCGACGTGCGCATGCCCGGCTTGACCGGGCTCGACCTCCAGGAGGCGCTCACCGCGGCGGGCCGGCTCTTGTCCATCGTCTTCATCACCGGCTTCGTCGACGTGCGCGAGAGCGTGAAGGCGATGAAAGGCGGCGCCGTCGACTTTCTGACGAAGCCCGTCGCGGCCACCGAGCTGGTGGCGGCGATCCGACGCGGGATCGCCCGGGGGGTCCGCGAGGAGAAGGAGCAAGCCCGCCGGGCGGAGATCCGGGATCGCGTGAAGGCCCTCACCCCACGCGAGGCCGAAGTGTTCGCGCGGGTCGTGACGGGGATGCTGAACAAGCAGATCGCCCGCGAGCTGGGCGTCGTCGAGAAGACCGTGAAGGTGCATCGCGCGCAGGTGATGGTCAAGATGCAGGCGGGATCCCTGGCCGAGCTCGTCCAGCTGGCCGGTGAGGCGGGGGTGCTCGCCGCGATCCCCTGA
- a CDS encoding response regulator, whose translation MSGVGFPSSLCAVPLVSIVDDDPSVRRALQRLIEAAGYAVETFASGEDFLDATPWGRSACLIIDIHMVGMTGLELQERLMARGSAAPVIFITAIDDAPTRERVGLSGAAAYLPKPFDRKTLLGAIQGAIASHD comes from the coding sequence GTGTCTGGCGTCGGCTTCCCATCCAGCCTCTGCGCGGTACCGCTCGTCTCGATCGTCGATGACGACCCTTCCGTGCGCCGCGCGCTCCAGCGCCTGATCGAGGCCGCGGGCTACGCCGTGGAGACCTTCGCGTCGGGGGAGGACTTCCTCGATGCCACGCCCTGGGGCCGCAGCGCGTGCCTGATCATCGACATCCACATGGTGGGCATGACGGGGCTCGAGCTGCAGGAGCGGCTGATGGCGCGGGGCAGCGCGGCGCCCGTCATCTTCATCACCGCGATCGACGACGCTCCGACACGCGAGCGGGTCGGGCTGTCCGGCGCCGCCGCATACCTGCCGAAGCCGTTCGACCGGAAGACGCTCCTCGGAGCCATCCAGGGAGCAATCGCGTCGCACGACTGA
- the groL gene encoding chaperonin GroEL (60 kDa chaperone family; promotes refolding of misfolded polypeptides especially under stressful conditions; forms two stacked rings of heptamers to form a barrel-shaped 14mer; ends can be capped by GroES; misfolded proteins enter the barrel where they are refolded when GroES binds): MPKQLVFNEEARAALLRGVNTIARTVSVTLGPKGRNVVIDKKFGSPTITKDGVTVAKEIELGDNAENMGAQMIKEVASKTSDIAGDGTTTATVLAQAIFRAGLRNVTAGANPMALQRGIDQAVESVVEELKKMSKSTKDKKEIAQVATIASNNDKTIGNLIAEAMEKVGKDGVITVEEAKAMDTTLEVVEGMQFDRGYLSPYFVTDPDRMEAVLEDCLILIHEKKLSVMKEMLPLLEQVAHAGKPFLIIAEDVEGEALATLVVNKLRGTLACCAVKAPGFGDRRKAMLEDLATVTGGKAITEDLGIKLENLKLDDLGRAKKVVVDKDKATVIDGGGKTGAIEGRIKQIRAQIEETTSDYDREKLQERLAKLAGGVAIVKVGAATETEMKERKARVEDALNATRAAVEEGIVPGGGVALLRAAKGLDGLKLSGDEATGARIVLRALEEPIRQIVQNAGLEGSVVVEKVKGSKETAFGFNAETNEYVDMIKAGIIDPTKVERVALQNAASIASLLLTTEALITDAREEKAAAPSMPYGGGDF, encoded by the coding sequence ATGCCCAAGCAGCTCGTCTTCAATGAGGAAGCTCGCGCCGCGCTCCTGCGCGGCGTCAACACCATCGCCCGGACGGTGAGCGTCACGCTGGGCCCCAAGGGCCGCAACGTCGTGATCGACAAGAAGTTCGGCAGCCCCACGATCACCAAGGACGGCGTCACCGTCGCCAAGGAGATCGAGCTCGGGGACAACGCCGAGAACATGGGTGCCCAGATGATCAAGGAGGTCGCCTCCAAGACCTCCGACATCGCGGGTGACGGAACCACCACCGCGACCGTGCTCGCCCAGGCGATCTTCCGCGCGGGCCTGAGGAACGTCACCGCGGGGGCCAACCCCATGGCCCTCCAGCGCGGGATCGATCAGGCGGTGGAGAGCGTGGTGGAGGAGCTGAAGAAGATGTCGAAGTCCACGAAGGACAAAAAGGAGATCGCGCAGGTCGCCACCATCGCCTCCAACAATGACAAGACCATCGGAAACCTCATCGCCGAGGCCATGGAAAAGGTCGGCAAGGATGGCGTCATCACGGTGGAGGAGGCCAAGGCGATGGACACCACCCTCGAGGTCGTCGAGGGGATGCAGTTCGATCGGGGCTACCTCTCCCCCTACTTCGTGACCGATCCGGACCGCATGGAGGCGGTTCTCGAAGACTGCCTCATCCTCATCCACGAGAAAAAGCTCAGCGTCATGAAGGAGATGCTGCCCCTGCTCGAGCAGGTGGCGCACGCGGGCAAGCCCTTCCTCATCATCGCCGAGGACGTCGAGGGCGAGGCCCTGGCCACCCTGGTGGTGAACAAGCTGCGCGGCACGCTCGCCTGCTGCGCGGTCAAGGCGCCCGGCTTCGGCGACCGCCGGAAGGCCATGCTCGAAGACCTCGCCACCGTGACGGGCGGAAAAGCGATCACCGAGGACCTCGGGATCAAGCTCGAGAACCTCAAGCTCGATGACCTGGGGCGGGCCAAGAAGGTGGTCGTCGACAAGGACAAGGCGACGGTGATCGACGGAGGCGGCAAGACCGGGGCGATCGAGGGTCGCATCAAGCAGATCCGGGCGCAGATCGAGGAGACCACCTCGGACTACGACCGCGAGAAGCTCCAGGAGCGACTCGCGAAGCTGGCGGGCGGCGTCGCCATCGTCAAGGTAGGGGCGGCCACGGAAACCGAGATGAAGGAGCGGAAGGCGCGCGTCGAGGACGCCCTCAACGCGACGCGGGCGGCGGTCGAGGAAGGTATCGTGCCCGGCGGAGGCGTCGCGCTGCTCCGGGCCGCGAAGGGTCTCGACGGCCTCAAGCTCTCGGGCGACGAAGCCACCGGGGCCCGCATCGTCCTGCGCGCCCTCGAGGAGCCAATCCGGCAGATCGTCCAGAACGCCGGCCTCGAAGGGTCGGTCGTCGTCGAGAAGGTCAAGGGCTCCAAGGAGACCGCCTTCGGCTTCAACGCCGAGACCAACGAGTATGTCGACATGATCAAGGCCGGGATCATCGATCCCACCAAGGTCGAGCGCGTGGCCCTGCAGAATGCCGCGTCGATTGCGTCCCTGCTCCTGACCACCGAGGCTCTGATCACCGACGCGCGCGAGGAAAAGGCGGCCGCGCCGTCCATGCCGTACGGGGGCGGCGACTTCTAG
- the groES gene encoding co-chaperone GroES, which yields MTPTRKTMLRPLHDRVLLKRVEEETVRRGIIIPDSAKEKPQEGKIVAVGKGKVAEDGKKTPLDVKAGDRVLFARYSGSEISLDGEEYLVMKEEDLLGVLSS from the coding sequence ATGACTCCGACAAGGAAGACCATGCTCCGCCCACTCCACGACCGAGTCCTGCTCAAGCGCGTCGAGGAGGAGACGGTCCGTCGCGGCATCATCATCCCCGACAGCGCCAAGGAGAAGCCGCAAGAGGGCAAGATCGTCGCCGTCGGCAAGGGCAAGGTCGCCGAGGACGGCAAGAAGACCCCGCTCGACGTCAAGGCGGGTGATCGCGTGCTCTTCGCGAGGTATTCCGGCAGCGAGATCAGCCTGGACGGCGAAGAGTACCTCGTCATGAAGGAGGAGGACCTCCTCGGCGTCCTTTCTTCGTGA